A genomic window from Terrisporobacter glycolicus ATCC 14880 = DSM 1288 includes:
- a CDS encoding ABC transporter permease: MNLYTSLTFRYLKENKKRTIVTIIGIILSTALICGIGNIYNSFMDYQVRKTVERDGDFHATFYDIQKNDLSKITKSAGISKYAYSENLDFGKYSDENDLLGLKSYDKGAFDGFQISLKEGKMPTNNKEIVISEDSRILREKKIGDTITLNVGKRVTKDGENLTGYWVSDDEKLVDTRKEEYKIVGIINKPGFEVGKQVTTGITYLDINNITSKNGINVSIRANNPKEIYDIAPIIAKNLGLKVKNVNGEEDSSYYNNESGVYYENLSFNEHLLRLQSASAYDNINGSIDKIIILVTSLVIICTIATVYNAFSISISERKKQFGILNSIGATKIQTTKLVLTEAFIVSIIGIPIGLLAGTFAIDMVFKIIGKFYGSSMIGDLGLRVVYSPTVIILSAVIVIITILISAILPARQASKISPLEAIKNSSNLKIGKVKDSKIVRNLFKAEGVLAYKNLRRNKKKFRITLFSLIISVVIFISFSGFMTLFINANKIQFGQVNYDLYLSSNRTMDKNSLEELKSIDGVERIAAANDYGMGIYVPKNKISKDSKDIIDEYFTTEKLNNKTVYNMQNCMTKMPGDFEISKINLEEGSFDKKEAIKEKGVILVRKSYFEEPGKKYELNLTDYKVGDTVTGYTSEYDEDKEIKKEINFKIMAITDDIPIGSASYNYMGLDFITYEEVGEKLGFTPSSNSMYISTNKEESTRNAVKDIANKYGYDVTDKMEEVKEMEDTLIVMQIFVYGFVTVISLVSITNIVNTISTNINLRKRELSIIKSIGVTPGGFNKMIYLESLLYGALALIYGIPLGIGLVMLMNVILGDVIQLGLVLPWSAIIISIIGIFVITFISSYIPMKKINKENIIENIRQESI, translated from the coding sequence ATGAATTTATATACATCTCTTACATTTAGATATTTGAAAGAAAATAAAAAAAGAACAATTGTTACAATTATAGGAATTATATTATCTACTGCATTAATTTGTGGTATAGGAAATATTTATAACAGTTTTATGGATTATCAAGTTAGAAAAACTGTGGAAAGAGATGGAGATTTCCATGCCACATTTTATGATATACAAAAGAATGATTTAAGTAAAATAACTAAAAGTGCAGGAATTTCTAAATATGCTTATAGTGAAAACTTAGATTTTGGAAAGTATAGCGATGAAAATGATTTATTAGGCTTAAAGTCTTACGATAAAGGTGCTTTTGATGGATTTCAAATATCTTTGAAAGAAGGTAAGATGCCAACAAATAATAAAGAAATAGTAATTAGTGAAGATTCAAGAATACTTAGAGAAAAGAAAATTGGAGATACAATTACTCTTAACGTGGGAAAAAGAGTAACTAAAGATGGTGAGAATTTAACAGGTTATTGGGTAAGTGATGACGAAAAACTTGTTGATACTAGAAAAGAAGAGTACAAAATTGTAGGTATAATAAATAAACCTGGATTTGAAGTAGGAAAACAAGTAACAACAGGTATAACTTATTTGGATATAAATAATATTACAAGTAAAAATGGGATTAATGTATCGATTAGAGCCAACAACCCAAAAGAAATTTATGATATAGCTCCAATTATTGCTAAGAATTTAGGTTTAAAAGTTAAAAATGTAAATGGAGAAGAAGATTCTTCTTATTATAATAATGAAAGTGGAGTATATTACGAAAATTTAAGCTTTAATGAACATTTATTAAGATTACAAAGTGCCAGTGCTTATGACAATATTAATGGATCTATTGATAAGATTATAATATTAGTTACATCTTTAGTAATTATTTGTACTATAGCAACAGTGTATAATGCATTTTCCATATCTATTAGTGAACGTAAGAAACAATTTGGAATATTAAATTCCATAGGAGCTACAAAAATACAAACTACAAAACTTGTATTAACAGAAGCTTTTATAGTGAGTATTATAGGTATACCTATAGGATTATTGGCAGGGACCTTTGCTATAGATATGGTATTTAAAATAATAGGAAAATTTTATGGAAGTTCTATGATAGGAGATCTAGGGCTAAGGGTGGTATATAGTCCAACTGTTATTATATTAAGTGCAGTAATAGTAATAATAACAATATTAATATCAGCCATATTGCCAGCAAGACAAGCATCAAAAATATCACCACTTGAAGCTATAAAAAATAGTAGTAATTTAAAAATAGGAAAAGTAAAGGATTCAAAAATAGTAAGAAATTTATTTAAAGCAGAAGGAGTCCTTGCGTATAAAAACTTAAGAAGAAATAAAAAGAAATTTAGGATAACTTTATTTTCTCTTATTATAAGTGTGGTTATATTTATATCTTTTAGTGGGTTTATGACTTTATTTATTAATGCTAATAAAATACAGTTTGGACAAGTAAATTATGATTTGTATTTATCTTCAAATAGAACTATGGATAAAAATTCATTAGAAGAATTAAAAAGTATAGATGGTGTTGAAAGAATTGCTGCAGCTAATGATTATGGAATGGGTATTTATGTACCCAAAAATAAAATTAGTAAAGATAGTAAAGATATAATAGATGAGTATTTTACAACAGAAAAATTAAATAATAAAACTGTATATAATATGCAAAATTGTATGACAAAGATGCCTGGGGATTTTGAAATTAGTAAAATAAATCTTGAAGAAGGTAGTTTTGATAAGAAAGAGGCGATAAAAGAAAAAGGAGTAATACTTGTAAGAAAAAGTTACTTCGAAGAGCCTGGTAAAAAGTATGAATTAAACTTAACAGATTATAAAGTTGGAGATACTGTTACAGGTTATACTTCAGAATATGATGAAGATAAGGAAATAAAAAAAGAAATTAATTTCAAAATTATGGCTATAACTGATGATATACCAATAGGTAGTGCATCATATAATTATATGGGATTAGATTTTATAACATATGAAGAAGTAGGAGAAAAACTTGGATTTACCCCAAGTAGTAATAGTATGTATATCTCTACAAATAAAGAAGAAAGTACACGAAATGCAGTAAAAGATATTGCAAACAAATATGGATATGATGTAACTGATAAAATGGAAGAAGTAAAAGAAATGGAAGATACACTTATAGTAATGCAAATCTTTGTATATGGATTTGTTACAGTAATTTCTTTAGTAAGTATAACTAATATAGTAAATACAATTAGCACAAATATAAATTTAAGAAAACGAGAATTGTCTATAATTAAATCCATAGGAGTTACACCTGGAGGTTTTAACAAGATGATATACTTAGAGAGCTTACTGTATGGTGCATTAGCTCTTATTTATGGTATTCCTTTAGGAATAGGTCTAGTTATGCTTATGAATGTTATTTTAGGTGATGTTATTCAGCTTGGATTAGTACTTCCATGGAGCGCTATAATTATATCTATCATAGGTATTTTTGTAATTACATTTATTTCATCATATATACCTATGAAGAAAATAAATAAAGAAAATATAATTGAAAATATCAGACAAGAAAGTATATAA
- a CDS encoding VanZ family protein: MKNKTIKILLITSFVFYTGFLLWNILFKYVSPIEVFSSERYCSRTISLIPFNDIIQGNYNKLDLFGNIILFIPLGIYISIFLNNKTIKNILSILIISLVFESCQYIFGIGATDITDVITNTIGGVIGIYFYKMFVMSFKDEEKVKKIIAICSFIMMLIVSLLLIGIIIAN; this comes from the coding sequence ATGAAGAACAAAACAATCAAAATATTATTAATTACATCATTTGTATTTTATACAGGATTTCTATTATGGAATATTCTTTTCAAATATGTGTCACCTATTGAAGTATTTAGTAGCGAAAGATATTGTTCACGTACAATAAGTCTAATACCTTTTAATGATATAATTCAAGGAAATTATAATAAATTAGATTTATTTGGAAATATAATACTATTTATACCCTTAGGTATTTATATAAGTATATTTTTAAATAATAAAACCATTAAAAATATATTAAGCATACTAATAATAAGCCTTGTATTTGAATCTTGCCAATATATATTTGGGATAGGGGCCACAGATATTACAGATGTAATTACTAATACTATTGGTGGAGTAATAGGTATATATTTTTACAAAATGTTTGTTATGTCATTCAAAGATGAAGAAAAGGTAAAAAAAATAATTGCTATTTGTAGTTTTATAATGATGTTAATAGTATCATTGTTACTGATAGGAATAATAATAGCAAATTAA
- a CDS encoding YifB family Mg chelatase-like AAA ATPase, which translates to MLSIINSNNLIGIDSFLVKVETDISRGIPSFNVVGLPGTEVREARERVKSAIINSGYDFPNSRIVVNLSPADIKKEGSYLDLPISIGILRKYLNKDDFCLNECVFVGELSLDGHLRKVNGILSLVIGAKKENFKRIFIPYDNLRESNLIDGIEIIPVKTLRECIDYFNENKIKPLRYKDLEVDNVKFSYTEDFKDVKGNYFVKRAAEICAAGNHNLMMVGPPGSGKTMIAKRIRTILPKLDKEEMIEISKIYSIAGLIDEEYGIIKERPFRSPHHSTTKQSLVGGGFNSKPGEITLSHRGVLFLDEIAEFDRKILECLRQPMEDKYVNISRVRHNVKYPCNMLVIGAMNPCPCGLYLSKTECRCQSFDIIRYRNKLSGPLLDRFDIFVEMTQIPFKKLNEQSYEETSSKISVRVEKAREIQRQRFKDESISTNNEMSTSMIDKYCKLDNKTKNILDEIYNKHELSNRSYTKLIKIARTIADLEGEEDINSNHVLESYSFRKAYYTYFKSRVE; encoded by the coding sequence ATGTTAAGTATAATAAATTCTAATAATTTGATAGGAATAGACAGCTTTTTAGTAAAGGTTGAGACAGATATAAGTAGAGGAATTCCATCATTTAATGTGGTGGGATTACCTGGTACGGAAGTAAGGGAAGCAAGAGAAAGAGTAAAGTCTGCAATAATTAATAGTGGTTATGATTTCCCAAATTCAAGAATAGTAGTTAATTTATCACCAGCAGATATTAAAAAAGAAGGTTCATATTTAGATTTACCTATTTCAATTGGTATATTAAGAAAATATTTAAATAAAGATGATTTTTGTTTAAATGAGTGTGTTTTTGTGGGAGAGTTATCTTTAGATGGGCACTTGAGAAAAGTAAATGGAATACTATCTTTAGTAATTGGAGCTAAAAAAGAAAATTTTAAAAGAATTTTTATACCATATGACAATTTGAGAGAAAGTAACCTTATTGATGGAATAGAAATTATACCTGTAAAAACATTAAGAGAATGTATTGATTATTTTAATGAAAATAAAATTAAACCTTTAAGATATAAAGATTTAGAAGTAGACAATGTAAAATTTAGTTATACAGAAGATTTTAAAGATGTGAAGGGTAATTACTTTGTAAAAAGAGCTGCTGAAATATGTGCTGCAGGAAATCATAATCTTATGATGGTAGGTCCTCCTGGATCAGGTAAAACAATGATAGCAAAACGTATTAGGACTATATTGCCTAAACTAGATAAAGAAGAAATGATTGAAATAAGCAAGATTTATAGTATTGCAGGATTAATTGATGAAGAATATGGAATAATTAAAGAGCGACCTTTCAGATCTCCTCATCATAGCACAACCAAGCAATCTTTAGTAGGAGGCGGTTTTAACTCAAAACCAGGAGAGATTACTTTATCTCATAGAGGAGTATTGTTTTTAGATGAAATAGCAGAGTTTGATAGAAAAATACTAGAATGTTTAAGGCAACCCATGGAAGATAAATATGTGAATATTTCTAGAGTAAGACATAATGTAAAATATCCTTGCAACATGCTAGTTATTGGAGCGATGAATCCTTGCCCATGTGGTTTATATTTATCAAAAACAGAATGTCGTTGCCAAAGTTTTGATATTATTCGATATAGAAATAAATTGTCAGGACCACTTTTAGATAGATTTGATATATTTGTAGAAATGACCCAGATACCTTTTAAAAAACTTAATGAACAATCTTACGAAGAAACTTCTTCAAAAATAAGTGTTAGAGTTGAAAAAGCAAGAGAAATACAAAGACAAAGATTTAAAGATGAATCAATAAGTACAAATAATGAGATGTCTACATCTATGATAGATAAATATTGTAAATTAGATAATAAAACAAAAAATATTTTAGATGAGATTTATAATAAGCATGAGTTAAGTAATAGGAGCTATACAAAATTAATAAAGATTGCAAGAACAATAGCAGATTTAGAAGGAGAAGAAGATATAAACTCAAACCATGTATTAGAGTCCTACTCATTTAGAAAAGCTTATTATACATATTTTAAATCTAGAGTGGAGTGA
- a CDS encoding CapA family protein encodes MYNYNNRNTKKFFICFCLSILIMGTFSFVTINKTSIFSKNKSQEASIFTPKKENVNKAYLLAVGDTMVYNAQLTAQYDVSNAKYNFNNNFEHIKKYVEEADYSMVNLETTLTGNKVYRYSSSPKFNSPDELADGLKYAGFDLISTANNHAHDKGYLSIKNTLATLKDKKLDVVGTRKNSDERFIVKKINGINVGVTSYSYGRIIDDNKYLNDVKISDEYKNSVNIFDSTSVDKAFNNINYTLKKMNDTDLQVVYLHWGDKYSLKENTFQKELAQKLCDAGVDVVIGSHPHVVQPVTTIKSSDNKHETVVAYSLGNFLSNQSRDQFNQYTEDGLMININISKNNDEKAKVDKVTCIPTWLSKYYNNKTAKYVYEIVPIANKSDLDKIANLPENKVKKSYENTAKQVKTSDLINIVENPFK; translated from the coding sequence ATGTATAACTATAATAATCGTAATACTAAGAAATTTTTTATTTGTTTTTGCTTAAGTATATTAATTATGGGTACTTTTTCCTTTGTTACTATTAACAAAACATCCATTTTCTCTAAAAATAAATCACAAGAAGCATCCATATTTACACCTAAAAAAGAAAACGTTAATAAAGCCTATTTATTAGCTGTAGGTGATACTATGGTATATAACGCTCAATTAACTGCACAGTACGATGTATCCAATGCAAAATATAACTTCAATAATAACTTTGAGCATATAAAAAAATATGTTGAAGAAGCTGATTATTCCATGGTTAATTTAGAAACAACATTAACTGGCAATAAAGTTTATAGATATAGCTCGTCTCCAAAATTTAATTCACCAGATGAGCTTGCTGATGGTTTAAAATATGCTGGTTTTGATTTAATTTCAACAGCAAACAATCATGCTCATGATAAGGGGTATTTAAGTATTAAAAATACTCTTGCTACTTTAAAAGATAAAAAACTCGATGTAGTTGGAACTAGAAAAAACAGTGACGAAAGATTTATAGTAAAAAAAATCAATGGTATTAATGTAGGAGTTACTTCTTATTCTTACGGAAGAATTATTGATGATAACAAATATTTAAATGATGTTAAAATATCTGATGAATACAAAAATAGTGTTAATATTTTTGATTCTACAAGTGTAGATAAAGCATTTAACAATATAAACTACACTCTTAAAAAGATGAATGATACTGATTTACAAGTAGTGTATTTACACTGGGGAGATAAATATTCTCTTAAAGAGAATACTTTCCAAAAAGAGCTTGCTCAAAAACTTTGTGATGCTGGTGTAGATGTTGTAATAGGTTCTCACCCTCATGTTGTACAACCTGTAACAACTATAAAGTCTAGTGATAATAAACATGAAACTGTAGTTGCTTACTCTCTTGGAAACTTCTTATCTAACCAAAGCAGAGATCAGTTTAATCAATATACAGAAGATGGCTTAATGATAAATATAAATATTAGTAAAAATAATGATGAAAAAGCAAAGGTTGATAAAGTTACTTGTATACCTACTTGGCTAAGTAAATATTACAATAATAAAACTGCTAAGTATGTTTATGAAATAGTACCTATTGCAAATAAATCAGATTTAGATAAAATAGCTAATTTGCCAGAAAATAAAGTAAAAAAATCTTATGAAAATACTGCTAAACAAGTCAAAACATCAGATTTAATAAATATAGTTGAAAATCCTTTTAAATAA
- a CDS encoding YraN family protein — protein MNNIEKGKLGEEIALKYIISKGGKVIEKNYRTKIGEVDIIAKLNGELVFVEVKSRSNINYGYPSESVNYKKKRKITNVAKYYILDNSLENLSIRFDVIEIYFNEKKINHIVNAF, from the coding sequence ATGAATAATATTGAAAAAGGTAAACTAGGTGAAGAAATTGCATTAAAATACATTATTTCAAAAGGCGGGAAAGTAATAGAAAAAAATTACAGAACGAAAATTGGTGAAGTTGATATAATTGCAAAATTAAATGGAGAATTAGTTTTTGTTGAAGTAAAAAGTAGAAGTAATATAAATTATGGATATCCATCAGAGTCAGTGAATTATAAGAAAAAAAGAAAAATAACTAACGTGGCAAAATATTATATTTTAGACAATTCTTTAGAAAATCTATCTATTAGGTTTGATGTAATTGAAATTTATTTTAATGAAAAGAAAATAAATCATATTGTGAATGCTTTTTAA
- a CDS encoding CapA family protein: MSRRKSRKKRKNNNKLFCIIIIVICIMGVFFIYKGINNDTKESKKDNTIPIFNENVETYEASILAVGDVMVHTPQLQAQYDYSNGTYNFDNNFKYVKKYIEDADYSLANLETTLAGNNVYQYSSYPTFNSPDELADALKNAGFDLLSTINNHSFDKRDLGVNRTLSTLKEKGFDTVGTRENSSDNDYIIKDINNIKVGITSYSYGEVKNNNKYLNGIKISEECEDKMNIFDSSNVNKAFKTISSTTDKMKDSDLQIVILHWGIEYARKETSFQKQLAQKLCDDGVDIIIGSHPHVVEPVETITSTNGKNETLVIYSLGNYISNQRRETVGSYSEDGLMVNIDISKKINEEEAKVKKVTCIPTWVNKYNNGYKNVYEIIPIEDERDLNSITSLNKYNVKQSYNNTASLIDDSDIVTVVDSPFK; encoded by the coding sequence ATGTCTAGAAGAAAATCTAGAAAGAAAAGAAAAAATAATAACAAATTATTTTGTATTATAATAATTGTTATTTGTATTATGGGAGTTTTTTTCATCTATAAGGGCATAAATAATGATACAAAAGAAAGCAAGAAAGATAATACTATTCCTATATTTAACGAAAACGTTGAGACTTACGAGGCTTCCATATTAGCTGTTGGAGATGTTATGGTTCATACTCCTCAGCTTCAGGCACAGTATGATTATTCCAATGGTACTTATAACTTTGATAACAACTTTAAATACGTCAAAAAATATATCGAAGATGCTGATTATAGCTTGGCTAATTTGGAGACAACCTTAGCTGGTAATAATGTATATCAATATAGTTCCTACCCCACATTTAACTCACCCGACGAGTTAGCTGATGCACTAAAAAATGCTGGTTTTGATTTATTGTCAACAATAAACAATCATAGTTTTGATAAAAGAGATTTAGGAGTTAATAGAACTTTATCAACATTAAAAGAAAAAGGATTTGATACGGTTGGCACAAGAGAAAATTCTTCTGACAATGACTATATAATAAAAGATATAAATAATATTAAAGTAGGTATCACATCCTATTCCTATGGAGAAGTAAAAAATAATAATAAATATTTAAATGGGATTAAAATATCGGAAGAATGTGAAGATAAAATGAATATTTTTGATTCCTCAAATGTAAATAAAGCATTTAAAACTATTTCTTCTACAACAGACAAAATGAAAGATTCAGATTTACAGATAGTTATTTTACATTGGGGTATAGAATATGCAAGAAAGGAAACAAGCTTTCAAAAACAGTTGGCTCAAAAGCTTTGTGATGATGGTGTTGATATTATAATAGGTTCTCATCCTCATGTAGTTGAACCTGTAGAAACAATTACATCAACAAATGGGAAAAACGAAACACTTGTAATTTACTCCTTAGGAAATTATATTTCTAATCAAAGAAGAGAAACTGTGGGCTCATACAGTGAAGATGGATTGATGGTTAATATTGATATAAGTAAAAAAATCAATGAAGAAGAAGCTAAAGTAAAAAAGGTCACTTGTATACCTACTTGGGTAAATAAGTATAATAATGGTTATAAAAATGTATATGAAATTATTCCAATAGAAGATGAACGTGATTTAAACTCAATTACTTCTTTAAATAAATATAATGTAAAACAATCATATAATAATACAGCATCTTTAATAGATGATTCTGATATAGTTACGGTAGTAGACAGTCCTTTTAAGTAA
- the topA gene encoding type I DNA topoisomerase, with protein MAKTLVIVESPAKAKTIEKFLGKSHYTVKASVGHVRDLPKSTLGVDIDNDFEPRYINIRGKGDLIKELKKEAKKSKKVYLATDPDREGEAISWHLSYILGIDENDKCRIEFNEITKDAIKKAIKSPRNIDLKLVDAQQARRVLDRLLGYQISPILWAKVRKGLSAGRVQSVTTKLICEKEREINEFVPKEYWNLEIEGKTQDGEIVLFKFVSFNNEKMDLNNEEEVNKILDDIKNGKLIVEKIESKTRRKSAPKPFTTSVLQQDAANKLSFTTKKTMIIAQELYEGVDIEGEGTVGLISYIRTDSKRISEEAKEKSKSYILEELGENYYKVNIDKKETKEKKKVQDAHEAIRPTSVLRTPNSVKGSLSKDQFKLYNLIWRRFVASQMEDSVFDVLNVDCKIGNALFRATGSVMKFDGYTKIYNFTEREDKILPPIKENDELEVNQFMPSQHFTQPPARFTEASLVKTLEELGIGRPSTYAPTITTILNRGYVEKQGTSLHPTELGMIVTDILNINFQKFIDVDFTVQMESKLDEIEEGDIRWKSVVGEFYEPLKEAIEEANEKIEKINMDEETDEICELCGSNMVIKYGRFGKFMACKNYPDCKNTKPLVNKVGVKCPKCKEGDIILRKSKKGKAFYGCSSYPECDFISWYKPTGEICKECGSYMIEKQTKSETKEICSNKECKAEGRILE; from the coding sequence ATGGCGAAAACATTGGTAATTGTGGAATCGCCTGCAAAAGCTAAAACAATAGAAAAATTCTTAGGAAAAAGCCATTATACTGTAAAGGCTTCAGTTGGTCATGTTAGAGATTTACCTAAAAGTACTTTAGGTGTTGATATAGATAATGATTTTGAACCAAGATATATTAATATCAGAGGTAAAGGTGATTTAATTAAAGAATTAAAAAAAGAAGCTAAAAAATCTAAGAAAGTATATCTGGCAACAGACCCCGATAGAGAAGGAGAGGCAATCTCTTGGCATTTATCATATATACTTGGCATTGACGAAAATGATAAATGTAGAATAGAATTTAATGAGATAACAAAAGATGCTATCAAAAAAGCTATAAAAAGTCCTAGGAATATTGATTTAAAACTTGTAGATGCTCAACAAGCGAGAAGGGTATTAGATAGACTTTTAGGATATCAAATAAGTCCAATCCTTTGGGCAAAAGTAAGAAAAGGACTTAGTGCAGGTAGGGTACAGTCAGTAACAACAAAATTAATATGTGAAAAAGAAAGAGAAATCAATGAATTTGTACCTAAAGAATATTGGAATTTAGAAATTGAAGGAAAAACTCAAGATGGAGAAATTGTATTATTTAAATTTGTATCATTTAATAATGAAAAAATGGATTTAAATAATGAAGAAGAAGTAAATAAAATTTTAGATGATATAAAAAATGGAAAATTAATAGTAGAAAAAATTGAATCTAAAACAAGAAGAAAGTCTGCTCCAAAGCCATTTACAACTAGTGTGCTTCAACAAGATGCAGCTAATAAGTTATCTTTTACAACTAAGAAGACAATGATAATAGCTCAAGAGTTATATGAAGGTGTGGATATTGAAGGAGAAGGAACAGTAGGTCTTATATCATACATAAGAACAGATTCAAAGAGAATATCCGAAGAGGCTAAGGAAAAGTCAAAATCATATATCTTAGAAGAATTAGGAGAAAACTACTATAAAGTTAATATTGATAAAAAAGAAACTAAAGAAAAGAAAAAAGTACAAGATGCCCATGAAGCTATTAGGCCAACTTCAGTGCTTAGAACACCAAATAGTGTGAAAGGTTCATTAAGTAAAGATCAATTTAAGCTTTATAATTTGATTTGGAGAAGATTTGTAGCTAGCCAGATGGAAGACTCTGTATTCGATGTACTAAATGTAGATTGCAAAATAGGCAATGCATTATTTAGAGCAACAGGTTCAGTAATGAAATTTGATGGATACACTAAGATTTATAATTTTACAGAAAGAGAAGATAAAATTTTACCTCCAATAAAAGAAAATGATGAGCTAGAAGTTAATCAATTTATGCCTTCTCAACACTTTACTCAGCCACCGGCAAGATTCACTGAGGCTAGTTTAGTTAAAACTTTAGAAGAACTTGGTATAGGTAGACCAAGTACTTACGCTCCTACAATAACAACTATACTAAATAGAGGTTATGTTGAAAAACAAGGAACTAGTTTACATCCAACAGAGTTAGGAATGATAGTAACTGATATTTTAAATATAAACTTCCAAAAATTCATCGATGTTGACTTTACCGTTCAGATGGAGAGTAAACTAGACGAAATAGAAGAAGGCGACATAAGATGGAAAAGTGTTGTTGGTGAGTTCTATGAGCCTTTAAAGGAAGCTATAGAAGAAGCTAACGAAAAAATAGAAAAAATTAATATGGATGAAGAAACTGATGAAATATGTGAACTATGTGGTTCAAATATGGTTATTAAATATGGTAGATTTGGTAAATTTATGGCATGTAAAAACTATCCAGATTGTAAAAATACAAAACCATTGGTTAATAAAGTAGGAGTAAAATGTCCTAAGTGTAAAGAAGGAGACATTATTCTTAGGAAATCTAAAAAAGGTAAAGCTTTTTATGGATGCTCAAGTTACCCAGAATGTGATTTTATAAGCTGGTACAAACCCACAGGAGAAATTTGTAAAGAATGTGGTTCTTACATGATAGAAAAACAAACAAAAAGTGAAACAAAAGAGATATGTTCTAATAAAGAGTGTAAAGCTGAAGGAAGAATTTTGGAATAA
- the dprA gene encoding DNA-processing protein DprA produces MNKRDIYLCIESIKGLSTITLGKIIEEVGSVEEIISLSEKDIYNLKNISLNIKENLVKYISRFNLDEIKEKLYKNSIQYICIEDEEYPEKLRNIYSPPLLLFYKGDLSIINNNLNIAMVGSRKPTPYGINCAHRISYELSQVGINIISGLALGIDSCCHSGCIKGEGKTIAVLASSLDNIRPSTNEALANEILEDGGLILSEYNVGHITTRGNFPCRNRIISGISDGIIVVEAGEKSGALITADLGLDQGKNIFAVPGYIDSDLSKGCHKIIKEGAKLIENIDDILNEYNNSGFNNNKNSIEYDIKDLSNEALKIIEVIKRQGMLQINEICDTTGIDIKNVNTIINELLLRDLVVEMNNKMFSIN; encoded by the coding sequence ATGAATAAAAGAGATATATATTTATGTATAGAATCCATAAAGGGATTAAGTACTATAACCCTTGGTAAAATAATTGAAGAAGTTGGAAGTGTAGAGGAAATTATAAGCCTTAGTGAAAAAGATATATATAATTTGAAAAATATAAGTTTAAATATTAAAGAAAATCTAGTAAAATATATTAGTCGTTTCAATTTAGATGAAATTAAGGAAAAACTATATAAAAACTCTATTCAGTATATTTGTATAGAAGATGAAGAATATCCAGAAAAACTTAGAAATATTTATAGTCCCCCGTTATTATTATTTTATAAAGGAGATCTGTCCATAATAAATAATAATTTAAATATAGCAATGGTTGGTTCTAGAAAGCCTACTCCCTATGGAATAAATTGTGCACATCGTATTAGTTATGAATTATCTCAGGTAGGGATTAATATAATAAGTGGACTTGCATTAGGAATAGATTCTTGTTGTCATAGCGGATGTATAAAGGGAGAAGGAAAGACTATAGCAGTATTAGCCTCCTCTTTAGATAATATTAGACCATCTACTAATGAAGCTCTTGCTAATGAAATTTTAGAAGATGGAGGATTAATTTTATCTGAGTATAATGTGGGTCATATTACAACTAGAGGTAACTTTCCATGTAGGAATAGAATTATTAGTGGAATAAGTGATGGTATTATTGTTGTAGAGGCAGGAGAAAAAAGTGGCGCTTTAATTACTGCCGACTTAGGATTAGATCAAGGCAAAAATATATTTGCAGTCCCTGGTTATATAGATTCAGATTTAAGCAAAGGTTGTCATAAAATAATTAAAGAGGGTGCAAAACTAATAGAAAATATTGATGATATTTTAAATGAATATAATAATAGTGGTTTTAATAATAATAAAAATAGTATAGAATATGATATTAAGGATTTAAGTAATGAAGCATTGAAGATAATTGAGGTTATAAAAAGGCAAGGTATGTTGCAAATTAATGAAATTTGTGATACTACTGGTATTGATATAAAAAATGTGAATACTATAATAAATGAATTATTACTAAGAGACTTAGTTGTTGAAATGAATAATAAAATGTTTAGCATAAACTAA